One segment of Marinobacter sediminum DNA contains the following:
- the bhcA gene encoding L-aspartate--glyoxylate aminotransferase BhcA gives MSDQNPIFIPGPTNIPDRLRHAMNVQSSDHRSPDFVETLSPLLQDCKKVFRTQSGEVILFPASGTGGWEAAICNTLSPGDKVLIARYGMFSHRWIDMCQRHGLDVQIIECSWGSGAPADEFQRALSADTQQEIKAVLVTHNETATGVKSDIGAVRKAMNSSAHPALLLVDCVSSLASMPFEMDDWGVDIAVSGSQKGFMLITGMAILAVSQKALAAMENAGLSRAFFDFRGMMAANAQGGFPYTPPLQLICGLRESLKMLFEEGLDNVYARHFRLAEGARQAIKAWGLNLCAQSPELYSHTVSAIYVPKGFDSNKLTDHAFSKYGVSFGIGLGEMHGKAFRIGHLGSLTDTMVLSGLATIEMAMADLDYPIELGEGVRAAQSYFRATAA, from the coding sequence ATGTCTGACCAGAACCCGATCTTTATTCCCGGGCCCACCAATATCCCCGACCGGCTGCGCCACGCAATGAATGTCCAAAGCAGCGACCACCGGTCACCGGACTTTGTTGAGACTCTCTCCCCCCTGCTGCAGGACTGCAAGAAAGTTTTCCGAACCCAGTCGGGCGAAGTCATCCTGTTTCCCGCCAGTGGCACCGGAGGCTGGGAAGCTGCCATCTGCAATACCCTGTCCCCCGGCGATAAGGTTCTGATAGCCCGCTACGGTATGTTTTCCCATCGCTGGATTGATATGTGCCAGCGGCACGGACTGGACGTTCAGATCATTGAATGCTCATGGGGCAGCGGTGCACCTGCGGATGAATTTCAGCGAGCCCTGAGCGCCGATACCCAGCAAGAGATCAAAGCGGTACTGGTAACCCATAACGAAACCGCGACCGGCGTAAAAAGTGACATCGGCGCCGTTCGCAAAGCGATGAACAGCAGCGCTCACCCTGCCCTGTTGCTGGTTGACTGCGTCAGCTCACTGGCCTCCATGCCTTTCGAAATGGACGACTGGGGCGTAGATATTGCCGTTTCGGGTTCCCAGAAGGGCTTCATGCTGATCACCGGCATGGCTATCCTCGCGGTCAGCCAGAAAGCACTGGCCGCAATGGAAAACGCCGGTCTGTCCCGTGCTTTCTTCGACTTCCGCGGGATGATGGCGGCCAACGCCCAGGGCGGATTCCCTTACACGCCGCCGTTGCAATTGATCTGCGGCCTGCGGGAAAGCCTGAAGATGCTGTTTGAGGAAGGGTTGGACAATGTTTACGCCCGTCACTTCCGGCTGGCAGAGGGCGCTCGCCAGGCGATTAAGGCCTGGGGCCTGAACCTGTGCGCCCAGTCTCCCGAACTCTACTCCCATACCGTTAGCGCCATATACGTGCCCAAAGGTTTCGACAGCAACAAACTGACGGACCACGCGTTCTCGAAGTACGGCGTTTCCTTCGGCATTGGCCTGGGTGAAATGCACGGCAAGGCATTCCGCATCGGCCACCTGGGATCCCTGACAGACACCATGGTTCTGTCCGGGCTGGCAACCATCGAGATGGCCATGGCGGATCTCGACTACCCCATCGAACTGGGTGAAGGCGTTCGCGCCGCCCAATCCTATTTCCGCGCGACGGCCGCATAA
- the bhcB gene encoding beta-hydroxyaspartate dehydratase BhcB: MSDQKSQIPTFEDVLEAHERIKPYIHRTPVLTSRFLNELTGAELFFKCENFQKAGAFKVRGACNAVFGLSAEKAAIGVATHSSGNHALSLSYAAGRRGIPVTVVMPHTAPQAKKDAVRGYGGKIVECEPSTTSREAVFAEVVAESGAEFVHPYNDPRVIAGQATCSLELLDQVPELDAVIAPIGGGGMISGTCLTLSNKATGVKIYAAEPLNADDAARSLKAGHIIADDAPNTVADGLKVPLKELTWHFVSNYVSDIFTATEEEIIDAMKLTWKRMKIVIEPSCAVPLAAILKNPEVFRGKRVGVIITGGNVDLDALPWN, from the coding sequence ATGAGCGATCAAAAGAGCCAAATACCGACGTTTGAAGATGTTCTGGAGGCCCATGAGCGGATCAAACCTTACATTCACCGGACGCCGGTACTGACATCCCGGTTCCTGAACGAGCTGACCGGAGCAGAACTGTTCTTCAAGTGTGAGAACTTTCAAAAGGCCGGCGCGTTCAAAGTGCGCGGCGCCTGCAATGCGGTGTTTGGCTTAAGTGCCGAGAAAGCCGCGATCGGCGTCGCTACCCACTCTTCCGGCAACCATGCCCTGTCGCTTTCCTACGCGGCGGGCAGGCGCGGCATCCCGGTAACAGTCGTCATGCCTCACACTGCGCCCCAGGCCAAGAAGGATGCAGTACGAGGCTATGGCGGCAAAATCGTGGAGTGTGAACCCTCCACCACTTCCCGCGAAGCTGTCTTTGCCGAGGTCGTGGCCGAATCCGGCGCAGAGTTTGTGCACCCTTACAACGACCCGAGGGTTATCGCCGGCCAGGCCACCTGCTCCCTGGAACTTCTGGACCAGGTGCCGGAGCTGGATGCGGTTATCGCGCCCATCGGTGGCGGTGGCATGATTTCCGGAACCTGCCTGACCCTTTCAAACAAGGCTACGGGCGTGAAGATATATGCGGCCGAACCACTGAATGCCGACGATGCAGCCCGCTCCCTCAAGGCCGGTCACATCATTGCCGATGATGCGCCGAATACCGTGGCGGACGGTTTGAAAGTACCACTGAAAGAACTGACCTGGCATTTCGTGAGCAACTACGTCTCCGACATCTTCACCGCGACCGAGGAGGAAATCATCGACGCCATGAAACTGACCTGGAAGCGAATGAAGATTGTGATTGAGCCCAGCTGTGCGGTGCCGCTGGCCGCCATCCTTAAAAATCCTGAGGTCTTTCGGGGGAAACGAGTCGGCGTGATCATCACCGGCGGCAATGTGGATCTGGACGCACTTCCCTGGAACTAA
- the bhcC gene encoding 3-hydroxy-D-aspartate aldolase BhcC produces MTAFIRPEELEVGYDIPAAIGMDESEIQTPCLILDLDALEGNIKKMGDYAKAHGMRHRVHGKMHKSVDVARLQEKLGGAIGVCCQKPSEAEVFARAGIKDVLVSNQVRDPLKIDRLARLPKHGGRIIVCVDDIENVADLSAAAQKHGTELHCFVEIDCGAGRCGVNSTSEVVTIAQAIDAATNLKFTGIQAYQGAMQHMASYDERKAKLDAAIAMVQDAVDALKAVGLEPELVSGGGTGSYYFESNSGVYNELQCGSYAFMDADYGRILDKEGKRIDQGEWENALFILTNVMSHTKADKAICDAGLKAQSVDSGLPFIYGRDDVEYIKCSDEHGVISDPQGVLKVNDKLKLVPGHCDPTCNVHDWYVGVRNGKVEALWPISARGKVF; encoded by the coding sequence ATGACAGCCTTTATACGCCCCGAAGAACTGGAAGTTGGTTACGACATCCCCGCCGCCATCGGCATGGATGAAAGCGAAATTCAGACGCCTTGTCTGATCCTCGATCTGGACGCACTGGAGGGCAACATCAAGAAAATGGGCGACTATGCCAAGGCGCATGGAATGCGACACCGGGTACACGGCAAGATGCACAAGTCCGTTGATGTCGCCAGATTGCAGGAAAAACTGGGTGGCGCTATTGGCGTTTGCTGCCAGAAGCCCTCTGAAGCCGAAGTATTCGCCCGGGCTGGCATCAAGGACGTCCTGGTTTCCAACCAGGTACGCGATCCGCTGAAAATCGACCGCCTCGCCCGACTGCCCAAACATGGCGGGCGGATCATCGTTTGCGTTGACGACATCGAAAACGTTGCGGACTTATCGGCGGCCGCCCAGAAGCATGGCACCGAACTGCATTGCTTTGTGGAGATTGACTGTGGTGCAGGACGTTGCGGCGTCAACTCCACTTCGGAGGTTGTCACCATCGCGCAAGCCATTGATGCTGCCACCAACCTTAAATTTACCGGCATCCAGGCCTACCAGGGCGCGATGCAGCACATGGCATCCTACGACGAGCGCAAGGCAAAACTCGATGCCGCCATCGCCATGGTGCAGGACGCGGTGGATGCCTTGAAAGCAGTCGGCCTGGAGCCGGAACTCGTCTCAGGCGGCGGTACCGGCTCATACTATTTCGAGAGCAACTCTGGCGTTTACAACGAACTGCAATGTGGCTCCTACGCCTTCATGGACGCCGATTACGGCCGCATCCTCGACAAGGAAGGTAAGCGTATCGACCAGGGCGAATGGGAAAACGCCCTTTTTATCCTGACCAATGTCATGAGCCACACCAAGGCCGACAAGGCCATTTGCGATGCCGGCCTCAAGGCCCAGTCGGTCGACAGCGGCCTACCGTTTATCTATGGGCGGGACGACGTGGAGTACATCAAGTGCTCAGACGAGCACGGCGTGATCAGTGACCCCCAGGGCGTTCTCAAGGTGAACGATAAACTCAAGCTGGTGCCCGGGCACTGCGACCCGACCTGCAATGTCCACGACTGGTACGTTGGTGTTCGCAACGGCAAGGTCGAGGCCCTCTGGCCCATCAGCGCCCGCGGCAAAGTGTTCTGA
- the bhcD gene encoding iminosuccinate reductase BhcD, which translates to METSSREPSQLHQILIVNEDACREVIGRREAFQAVEAVFASMARGGAYNFPVVREAIGHADALYGFKSGFDREALVLGVKSGGYWPGNAARGLTNHQSTVVLFDPDTGRLKALVGGNYLTAVRTAASSAVSIAHLARRDAKVLGMVGAGYQSTFQLQAALEQRAFEKVVAWNAHPEHLARLAAICEEKGIPFEGVSQKELGAQSDVIITITSAFEPLLEADWIKPGTHLACMGTDTRGKQEVDHRLLAQATVFTDEVAQSISIGEAQHAVAAKILSADQITPIGEVINGTSPGRQSEEDITLFDGTGVGLQDLAVASEAARLAEAGGLAQRVTL; encoded by the coding sequence ATGGAAACCTCATCCAGAGAACCGTCCCAGCTGCATCAGATTCTGATCGTGAACGAAGACGCCTGCCGGGAAGTTATTGGGCGCCGTGAAGCCTTTCAGGCGGTCGAAGCCGTGTTCGCATCCATGGCCCGAGGGGGCGCCTATAATTTTCCCGTTGTCCGTGAAGCGATCGGCCATGCCGACGCGCTCTACGGCTTTAAATCCGGATTTGACCGCGAAGCACTGGTTCTGGGCGTAAAGTCCGGCGGATACTGGCCAGGCAACGCCGCCAGAGGACTCACCAACCACCAGTCCACTGTCGTGCTTTTCGATCCGGACACCGGAAGACTCAAGGCACTTGTGGGCGGCAACTACCTGACCGCCGTCCGCACCGCGGCATCCTCCGCCGTATCCATTGCCCACCTTGCCCGCAGGGATGCAAAAGTGCTGGGAATGGTCGGTGCCGGCTATCAGTCAACGTTTCAGCTGCAAGCAGCACTTGAACAGCGGGCCTTTGAAAAAGTAGTGGCATGGAACGCCCACCCCGAGCACCTCGCCCGGCTGGCCGCCATTTGCGAGGAGAAAGGCATTCCCTTCGAAGGGGTGTCCCAAAAGGAACTGGGAGCGCAGTCGGACGTAATCATTACCATCACCTCCGCCTTTGAGCCGCTCTTGGAGGCTGACTGGATAAAGCCGGGCACTCACCTGGCGTGCATGGGTACGGATACCAGGGGCAAGCAGGAAGTTGATCACAGGCTTCTGGCACAGGCGACGGTTTTCACCGATGAGGTTGCCCAGTCAATCAGTATCGGTGAGGCCCAGCATGCGGTGGCCGCAAAAATCCTGTCTGCGGATCAGATCACGCCGATCGGAGAAGTGATCAACGGTACAAGCCCCGGCCGCCAATCAGAGGAAGACATTACCCTGTTCGATGGCACCGGCGTCGGTCTGCAAGACCTGGCCGTGGCATCAGAGGCTGCGAGGCTGGCCGAAGCCGGCGGGCTTGCCCAGAGGGTCACACTATAA
- the hypE gene encoding hydrogenase expression/formation protein HypE, which translates to MNEGSGDHCPLANDDQEVVKMAHGGGGRAMAQLLDSLFRPAFDNPWLERQHDGAVLDMAGAIAFTTDSYVVRPLFFPGSDIGAMAVHGTVNDIAMCGAEPQYLSAGFILEEGLPLAILRRVVGSMAAAARETGVRIVTGDLKVVERGKADGLYINTAGVGRVVAPHPIEPGQVKPGDRLLLSGDIGRHGIAVMAAREKLDLESAIESDCASIAPPVLALLNEGIAIRCLRDLTRGGLASALVEVAETAGLAAQIREADIPVREDVSAVCELLGLDPLHVANEGRFMAVVAPEDVDRAIDILRRHSVSEATVDIGLFLEGNAGLVTAQSLIGGSRVVDRLSGEQLPRIC; encoded by the coding sequence ATGAATGAAGGCAGCGGGGATCACTGCCCACTGGCCAACGATGACCAGGAGGTTGTGAAAATGGCCCACGGTGGCGGCGGACGGGCGATGGCCCAGTTGCTCGACAGTCTCTTTCGTCCGGCATTTGATAATCCCTGGCTGGAGCGCCAGCATGACGGCGCGGTGCTGGACATGGCCGGAGCCATCGCATTCACGACCGACTCCTATGTGGTCAGGCCACTATTTTTCCCGGGCTCGGATATCGGCGCAATGGCAGTCCACGGCACGGTGAACGATATTGCCATGTGTGGGGCAGAGCCGCAGTATCTGAGCGCGGGTTTTATCCTGGAGGAAGGCTTGCCGTTGGCCATCCTGCGGCGTGTTGTCGGTTCCATGGCCGCCGCTGCCAGAGAAACGGGTGTGCGGATAGTCACCGGTGACCTGAAGGTAGTGGAACGTGGCAAGGCAGACGGTCTTTATATCAATACCGCCGGAGTGGGCCGGGTGGTGGCACCCCACCCGATTGAGCCCGGTCAGGTGAAGCCAGGGGACCGGCTATTGCTCAGTGGCGATATCGGCCGGCACGGCATTGCGGTGATGGCTGCACGGGAGAAACTTGACCTGGAATCGGCGATTGAGAGTGATTGTGCGTCGATTGCGCCGCCGGTTCTGGCGCTGCTCAATGAGGGCATAGCCATACGCTGCCTTCGGGATCTCACCCGTGGCGGCCTCGCCAGTGCATTGGTGGAAGTGGCTGAAACCGCGGGCCTGGCGGCCCAGATCCGGGAAGCGGATATCCCGGTGCGGGAAGATGTTTCTGCGGTCTGCGAGCTGCTGGGCCTGGACCCTTTGCATGTGGCTAATGAGGGCCGCTTTATGGCAGTCGTAGCGCCTGAAGATGTTGATCGGGCTATCGACATCCTCAGGCGTCATAGTGTGAGCGAAGCGACCGTCGATATCGGCCTGTTTCTGGAGGGAAACGCGGGGTTGGTCACCGCGCAAAGCCTTATTGGCGGCTCCCGTGTTGTCGACCGGCTTTCTGGTGAACAGCTGCCCCGCATCTGCTAG
- the hypD gene encoding hydrogenase formation protein HypD, whose protein sequence is MKYRDEYRTPEAARAYADAIARITTRPWTLMEVCGGQTNAIMRFGIDQLLPQEISLIHGPGCPVCVTPIDYIDKALEIAGTPGVILCTFGDMLRVPGTHSDLAAARARGADVRVVYSPIEALAVARQHPGHDVVFFAVGFETTAPANAMAVYQAEREGLENFSVLVSQVLVPPAIRNLLERPGNRIQGFLAAGHVCAITGYEEYEPIARRHRVPIVVTGFEPLDILEGVYLCVRQLERGESSVENQYSRAVRRPGNKPAQQVMQAVFEVVPRQWRGMGEIPESGLGLSPAYRAFDAETRFGAVTGQDEGRGECSSGAVLRGEIRPDQCPAFGTRCTPEHPLGVTMVSEEGACAAYYRYRRQSGGPSHE, encoded by the coding sequence ATGAAATACCGCGACGAATACCGCACGCCTGAGGCGGCCCGGGCTTATGCGGATGCCATTGCCCGCATCACCACACGCCCATGGACGTTAATGGAGGTGTGTGGCGGACAGACCAACGCCATCATGCGCTTCGGGATTGACCAGCTGCTACCGCAAGAGATCTCCCTTATCCATGGTCCGGGTTGCCCGGTCTGTGTGACCCCCATCGATTACATCGACAAGGCTCTGGAAATCGCCGGCACACCGGGCGTCATTCTCTGCACCTTTGGCGATATGCTGCGTGTGCCCGGAACGCACTCGGATCTGGCCGCCGCCCGCGCCCGGGGCGCCGATGTCCGGGTGGTTTATTCGCCGATCGAGGCGCTCGCGGTGGCTCGCCAGCATCCGGGTCACGACGTGGTTTTCTTCGCGGTCGGATTTGAAACCACGGCTCCGGCCAATGCCATGGCTGTCTACCAGGCCGAGCGGGAAGGGCTCGAGAATTTTTCGGTACTGGTCTCGCAAGTGCTCGTGCCACCGGCGATACGCAACCTTCTGGAACGTCCCGGTAACCGCATTCAGGGCTTTCTGGCGGCGGGCCATGTCTGCGCAATTACCGGATACGAAGAGTATGAGCCGATTGCGCGCCGGCACCGGGTGCCGATCGTGGTGACCGGATTTGAACCGCTGGATATCCTGGAAGGGGTTTATCTCTGCGTGCGCCAGCTGGAGCGGGGCGAGAGCTCTGTTGAGAATCAGTATAGCCGGGCAGTTCGCCGCCCCGGCAACAAGCCGGCCCAGCAGGTGATGCAGGCTGTGTTTGAGGTGGTTCCCAGGCAGTGGCGCGGGATGGGGGAGATCCCCGAGAGCGGCCTCGGGTTATCGCCGGCTTATCGAGCCTTTGACGCTGAAACGCGCTTTGGTGCGGTAACCGGCCAGGATGAGGGCCGGGGGGAGTGCTCCAGTGGTGCGGTTTTGCGCGGCGAAATCCGCCCCGACCAGTGCCCGGCCTTCGGTACCCGCTGCACGCCCGAACATCCCCTGGGCGTTACTATGGTGTCTGAAGAGGGTGCCTGTGCCGCCTATTACCGCTATCGCAGACAGTCCGGAGGTCCGTCGCATGAATGA
- a CDS encoding HypC/HybG/HupF family hydrogenase formation chaperone, whose amino-acid sequence MCLAVPGRVISIDGDDPLTRQGRVDFGGVVKSVNLAYVPEVQPDDYVLVHVGFAITVVDPREAERVFEYLEILEQ is encoded by the coding sequence ATGTGCCTGGCCGTACCGGGACGCGTGATCAGCATTGACGGTGATGACCCGCTCACTCGTCAGGGACGGGTGGATTTCGGCGGTGTCGTCAAGTCGGTTAATCTGGCCTACGTTCCGGAAGTGCAGCCCGACGATTATGTATTGGTGCATGTGGGTTTCGCCATCACGGTCGTAGATCCGCGCGAGGCTGAACGGGTTTTCGAGTACCTGGAAATACTGGAACAATGA
- the hypF gene encoding carbamoyltransferase HypF codes for MTQDSTAETLLTRWRVCVRGVVQGVGFRPFVYRQATELGLTGWVGNSPEGVEIEAEGHPVVLEQLVSALIQHAPANARIDDVHTEPVAHPGAFREFSIRESEKRGEASAQLPADWATCQQCLQELYDPDNRRYRYPFINCTDCGPRYSLIEALPYDRANTAMRHFQMCGRCLAEYHDPASRRFHAEATACADCGPRLAFFPSDGDILAQDEAALDEAAGRLAAGEIIAFKGLGGFQLLVDARNVQSVRMLRERKGRPDKPLAVMFGSLESLQGVCPVSAQERQLLTGPERPIVLLHTRNHGLADNLAPGRSDLGVMLPSTPLHELLLRDLGFPVVATSGNRNGEPIAIDNDEARARLVDIADGFLVHDRPILRPLDDSVARVAAGCPQLLRRARGYSPNLALPLPVPPGWGATGGHLKTTVALSTDSGVVLSQHLGDMDNALGREGFDRTVDSLQRMFATRPRCWAHDGHPDYYTTHQALELGPLHCAVQHHVAHVAAVMAEHGLSEPVLGVAWDGSGFGDDHTVWGGEFLCVGPQGYQRMAHLRRFRLPGGEAAMREPRRSAFGLLYALIGEELTECEALPPVSDFTRAERKLLLQALKAGLNAPETSSVGRLFDAVAALAGICQKASYEGQAAAELEAVLDRESTPQPYRFDLSAPDTDRPWQVDWAPVIEGVLADIARGASVSEISAAFHGGLVNVIVSMAKQSQLSCIVLAGGCFQNSYLLESTILALKAAGFQAFWSCQVPANDGGLALGQLAWASRLNQDREAPCAWPYRDA; via the coding sequence GTGACGCAGGATAGCACCGCCGAAACACTCCTGACTCGTTGGCGGGTCTGTGTTCGAGGCGTTGTCCAGGGCGTGGGTTTTCGCCCCTTCGTCTATCGTCAGGCTACGGAGCTGGGGCTCACAGGATGGGTTGGAAACTCACCCGAGGGTGTGGAGATTGAGGCTGAAGGTCATCCGGTGGTGTTGGAACAGTTGGTCTCCGCGTTGATACAGCATGCTCCGGCCAATGCCCGCATTGACGATGTTCACACAGAACCCGTTGCCCACCCCGGGGCGTTTCGGGAATTCAGCATCCGGGAGAGCGAAAAGCGGGGGGAGGCCTCCGCGCAGTTGCCTGCAGACTGGGCCACGTGTCAGCAATGTCTGCAGGAGTTGTATGACCCCGATAACCGACGCTACCGGTATCCCTTTATCAATTGCACGGATTGCGGCCCCCGTTACAGCCTGATTGAGGCGTTGCCCTATGATCGTGCGAATACTGCGATGAGACATTTTCAGATGTGTGGTCGTTGTCTGGCGGAATACCATGACCCGGCCAGCCGCCGGTTCCATGCCGAGGCTACGGCCTGCGCGGACTGTGGTCCGCGCCTGGCTTTTTTCCCAAGTGATGGTGACATCCTTGCGCAGGATGAGGCGGCACTGGATGAAGCGGCTGGCCGTCTGGCAGCGGGGGAGATCATTGCCTTCAAGGGACTGGGTGGGTTTCAGCTTCTGGTCGATGCCCGCAACGTGCAATCGGTTCGAATGCTGCGGGAGCGTAAAGGGCGGCCCGACAAGCCCCTCGCGGTTATGTTCGGTTCGCTGGAGTCGCTGCAAGGGGTTTGCCCGGTATCGGCGCAGGAACGCCAGTTGCTCACCGGTCCGGAACGGCCGATTGTTCTGTTGCACACACGCAACCACGGTCTGGCAGACAACCTCGCCCCGGGCAGGTCGGACCTGGGGGTGATGTTGCCCTCTACTCCGTTACATGAGCTGTTGCTGCGGGATCTGGGATTCCCTGTTGTCGCCACAAGCGGCAACAGGAACGGTGAACCGATTGCGATCGATAACGATGAAGCACGGGCACGTCTGGTCGATATCGCTGATGGTTTTCTGGTTCATGATCGCCCGATTTTACGTCCACTGGATGATTCCGTGGCCCGCGTGGCGGCTGGGTGCCCGCAACTGCTCCGCCGAGCGCGTGGCTACTCGCCGAACCTGGCTTTGCCTCTCCCTGTGCCTCCAGGGTGGGGAGCCACCGGTGGCCACCTTAAAACCACGGTGGCCCTGAGTACTGACAGTGGGGTGGTGTTGAGCCAGCATCTGGGGGATATGGACAACGCCCTGGGCCGGGAGGGCTTCGACCGCACGGTGGACAGCCTGCAAAGAATGTTTGCTACACGGCCCCGGTGCTGGGCTCACGACGGCCACCCGGATTACTACACAACACATCAGGCGCTGGAACTGGGTCCGTTGCATTGCGCTGTCCAGCACCATGTGGCTCATGTTGCCGCGGTTATGGCTGAGCACGGGCTCAGTGAGCCGGTACTGGGCGTGGCGTGGGATGGCAGTGGTTTCGGTGACGATCACACGGTATGGGGCGGGGAATTCCTGTGTGTGGGTCCTCAAGGCTACCAGCGCATGGCGCACCTGAGGCGGTTTCGCCTGCCCGGTGGCGAAGCAGCCATGCGCGAACCCCGCCGTTCAGCCTTCGGTCTGTTATACGCGTTGATCGGCGAGGAACTCACGGAGTGTGAGGCCTTGCCGCCGGTGAGCGACTTTACCCGTGCCGAGAGAAAGCTGCTGTTGCAGGCCCTCAAGGCGGGACTTAACGCTCCGGAAACCTCCAGTGTTGGCCGGCTGTTTGACGCCGTGGCCGCGCTTGCAGGAATCTGCCAGAAGGCCAGTTACGAGGGCCAGGCGGCGGCTGAGCTGGAAGCGGTGCTGGATCGTGAGAGCACACCGCAGCCATACAGGTTTGACCTGTCAGCTCCAGACACCGATCGCCCCTGGCAGGTGGACTGGGCGCCGGTGATAGAGGGCGTGCTGGCGGACATTGCCCGTGGCGCATCGGTGTCCGAGATTTCCGCGGCCTTTCACGGAGGGCTGGTGAACGTCATTGTCAGCATGGCGAAACAGTCGCAGTTATCCTGTATTGTTTTGGCAGGTGGGTGTTTTCAGAACAGCTACCTGTTGGAGTCCACCATACTGGCCCTGAAGGCCGCGGGTTTTCAGGCTTTCTGGTCGTGCCAGGTACCGGCCAATGATGGCGGTCTGGCTTTGGGCCAGCTGGCCTGGGCTAGCCGATTGAATCAAGACAGGGAGGCGCCATGTGCCTGGCCGTACCGGGACGCGTGA
- a CDS encoding hydrogenase/urease maturation nickel metallochaperone HypA produces the protein MHETALVKNLIHKLQAICAEEGADRVVDIAVWLGALCHMSPDHFSDHFRQEAAGTCAERARLQIETSDDINHANAQDVLLQSLELETDDEALQ, from the coding sequence ATGCATGAGACGGCGCTGGTCAAGAACCTGATCCATAAGCTTCAGGCGATTTGCGCCGAGGAGGGAGCAGACCGGGTTGTGGACATCGCGGTCTGGTTGGGGGCGCTTTGCCACATGTCGCCGGATCACTTCAGCGACCACTTTCGACAGGAAGCAGCAGGTACTTGTGCTGAGCGGGCCCGCTTGCAGATTGAGACCTCTGACGATATCAACCACGCCAATGCTCAGGATGTCCTGTTGCAAAGCCTGGAGCTGGAGACGGACGACGAGGCGCTGCAGTGA
- a CDS encoding hydrogenase maturation protease, which yields MNESLKPVRIIGIGNMDRGDDAVGPAVVQALQGRLPESVSAFEHNGEVAGLMDCMDGAEAVYLVDAAAMGLEPGSLRAFDASNKPLPSLGGAYSSHALGLSEAVELARALDLLPPVCRVFAVEAATFEAGEGLSVPVDAAIPEVTQALLDAIAQEDGHA from the coding sequence ATGAATGAATCCTTGAAGCCTGTCAGGATCATTGGCATTGGTAATATGGATCGGGGAGACGATGCGGTCGGGCCGGCGGTGGTGCAGGCGCTGCAGGGCCGGCTGCCGGAATCCGTCAGTGCCTTTGAACACAATGGTGAAGTTGCGGGGCTGATGGATTGTATGGACGGAGCCGAGGCTGTGTATCTGGTTGATGCCGCAGCAATGGGGCTGGAGCCTGGCAGCCTTCGGGCTTTCGATGCCAGCAACAAGCCCTTACCGTCACTGGGTGGTGCGTATTCGTCTCATGCGTTGGGGCTGTCCGAGGCTGTTGAGCTGGCGCGGGCCCTGGACCTGCTGCCCCCGGTGTGCCGCGTTTTTGCAGTGGAGGCCGCCACGTTTGAAGCGGGTGAGGGGCTATCGGTGCCCGTTGATGCGGCCATTCCCGAGGTAACTCAAGCCTTGCTCGATGCCATTGCACAGGAGGATGGACATGCATGA